From Planococcus halocryophilus, the proteins below share one genomic window:
- a CDS encoding dihydrolipoyl dehydrogenase family protein — MQKNFDLIVIGTGSAGMAAAMKCKKAGWEVAIIDSRPFGGTCALRGCDPKKILVGAASIIDGADRMKGKGITGAPKIDWGELMEFKRTFTEPVPENRLKGFQKAGIVTFHGEAFFIGEDKIQVGEDELSSEKILIANGAKPVSLPINGAEHLTMSDEFLELDKLPARLVFVGGGYISFEFAHIAARAGAEVHIIHRGKRPLENFESDLVDVLLERSKEVGIHIHLGTEVKSIEKIGSSFKVTGENGTESLELDCDLVLHGAGRVPNIDDMQLEKANVERESGGITVNEYLQSVSNSRVYAAGDAAATEGLPLTPIASMESHVVASNLLKGNQKTPSYKVMPTVVFTIPKLAAVGMSEDQAKERGYNYKVLQKDISSWYTYKRTNEKHAMVKIIIDEDSDQILGAHLIGQEADELINHFALAIQFNLTTYELKQMIFAYPTAASDIASML, encoded by the coding sequence ATGCAAAAGAATTTTGATTTAATCGTAATTGGAACAGGATCAGCTGGTATGGCAGCAGCCATGAAGTGCAAAAAAGCTGGGTGGGAAGTCGCGATAATTGATTCAAGACCATTTGGGGGTACTTGCGCTTTAAGGGGATGTGATCCAAAAAAAATATTGGTTGGAGCTGCAAGTATAATTGACGGGGCCGACCGCATGAAAGGAAAGGGAATTACAGGGGCACCTAAAATAGACTGGGGCGAATTAATGGAATTCAAGCGAACTTTCACAGAGCCTGTACCTGAAAATCGGTTGAAAGGTTTTCAAAAAGCTGGAATTGTCACGTTTCACGGAGAAGCTTTTTTTATCGGTGAAGACAAAATTCAAGTTGGAGAAGATGAATTGTCTAGTGAAAAGATACTAATCGCGAATGGCGCAAAGCCAGTATCTTTACCCATTAACGGTGCAGAACATCTTACAATGAGCGATGAATTTTTAGAACTCGATAAGTTACCAGCGAGATTAGTTTTTGTGGGTGGAGGGTACATTTCATTCGAATTTGCTCATATAGCCGCGCGTGCAGGTGCTGAAGTACACATCATTCATAGAGGAAAGCGACCACTTGAGAATTTTGAGTCGGATTTGGTGGACGTGTTATTAGAAAGATCAAAAGAAGTTGGCATTCATATTCATCTTGGTACGGAAGTGAAATCTATCGAGAAAATAGGCTCGTCTTTCAAGGTTACTGGTGAAAATGGAACTGAATCACTTGAACTAGATTGCGACCTTGTTCTACACGGGGCAGGAAGAGTTCCAAATATTGATGATATGCAATTGGAAAAAGCTAATGTAGAACGCGAATCTGGAGGCATAACTGTGAACGAATACCTTCAAAGTGTAAGTAACTCGCGTGTTTATGCTGCAGGAGATGCGGCAGCAACAGAAGGACTGCCGTTAACGCCTATTGCTTCAATGGAGTCTCATGTAGTCGCATCGAATTTATTAAAAGGCAATCAAAAAACACCAAGTTACAAAGTGATGCCAACGGTTGTTTTCACTATTCCCAAATTAGCCGCTGTAGGAATGTCTGAAGATCAAGCGAAAGAAAGAGGTTATAACTATAAAGTTCTGCAAAAAGATATTTCAAGTTGGTATACCTATAAACGTACAAATGAAAAGCATGCGATGGTGAAAATAATTATTGATGAGGATTCCGACCAAATACTCGGCGCACATTTAATAGGCCAAGAAGCAGATGAACTCATTAATCATTTTGCTTTAGCGATTCAATTTAATTTAACAACTTATGAATTAAAACAGATGATTTTTGCTTATCCAACTGCAGCTTCTGATATTGCCTCAATGCTATAG
- a CDS encoding flavin monoamine oxidase family protein, which translates to MQKPVIIIGAGLSGLHAASLLTEQGIACKVIEARDRLGGRILSASVPNQENLGRFDLGPTWFWPQYEPKIAGFVSKLGLETFVQQNDGDLLVERFQRKPPERCLMQENVHERGVRITGGMKSLIDALAKTIPSSIIELETRVSKIFLDQAGEITVEVEKAEGERKQVTAAHVIMALPPRLVASHIEFSPALPAELMADITGKPTWMGSQAKAVAVYERPFWRDSGLSGLVLSSAGPLQEIYDASPIDGAGALFGFFGITSEVRQEMGQEKIAELVTNQLVKLFGRDAENPLAILYKDWSNDAETAVLEDSSPFKNYASYGQPPISGLWEEKLIFSGTETNAQFSGHLEGALHSAETAVARIIALRK; encoded by the coding sequence ATGCAAAAACCAGTTATTATTATAGGGGCAGGTTTAAGTGGCTTACACGCTGCATCATTGCTAACTGAGCAAGGAATAGCCTGTAAAGTTATCGAAGCAAGAGATAGATTAGGGGGCAGAATTTTAAGTGCATCTGTACCAAACCAAGAAAATTTAGGTAGATTTGATCTTGGACCAACATGGTTTTGGCCTCAATATGAGCCGAAGATTGCAGGATTTGTGAGTAAACTCGGTCTAGAAACTTTTGTTCAACAAAATGACGGAGACTTACTAGTTGAACGATTTCAAAGAAAGCCACCTGAACGCTGTTTAATGCAAGAAAACGTTCATGAAAGAGGAGTTCGGATTACCGGGGGAATGAAGTCGTTAATAGATGCATTAGCAAAGACCATTCCTTCTTCTATTATTGAGCTTGAAACGCGAGTCAGTAAAATTTTTTTAGATCAAGCAGGGGAAATTACAGTTGAAGTAGAAAAAGCTGAGGGGGAGAGAAAACAAGTTACAGCTGCTCATGTCATTATGGCATTGCCGCCTCGTCTTGTTGCAAGTCATATTGAATTTTCACCGGCTTTACCTGCAGAACTTATGGCGGATATTACGGGAAAACCGACATGGATGGGTTCTCAAGCTAAAGCAGTAGCTGTGTATGAACGACCATTTTGGAGAGATTCTGGATTGTCCGGTCTTGTGTTAAGTTCAGCAGGTCCACTGCAAGAAATTTATGATGCTTCACCTATTGATGGAGCAGGAGCGTTATTTGGCTTTTTCGGAATAACTTCAGAAGTACGCCAAGAGATGGGACAAGAAAAAATCGCGGAATTGGTAACGAATCAATTGGTCAAGCTTTTTGGAAGGGATGCTGAAAATCCACTAGCCATTTTGTATAAAGATTGGTCCAATGATGCTGAAACTGCAGTTTTAGAAGACTCGAGCCCATTTAAAAATTACGCAAGCTATGGTCAACCACCGATTTCGGGCTTATGGGAAGAAAAGTTGATTTTTTCTGGAACAGAAACCAATGCTCAATTTAGTGGCCATCTCGAAGGCGCACTGCATTCTGCTGAAACTGCTGTAGCCCGGATAATTGCTTTACGAAAGTAG
- a CDS encoding diguanylate cyclase: MKNLSRINYKLMLSERMEKDFSKWVKQQEVPERDMHRFLHTMKGTAGTIGLMDLSVFCGTQLEAFAEDSDTLLPVDSLQDLMAVLRSYFLEEDAPANDEIAVNLRKDISTNDLFVLVIDSDAELASYIKESLEEHGIQVIIALDGKKGIELFYTLKPQMVIVDLQLPDVDGFELVSRIYEPAKNQYVPLAIVSTDDQIENHIKAMEIGATDFLSKPLNMSLFVPYVLNRLRLQKMILQETLYDELTGAGNRKYFNDVLLQMTTLSEKTKKTFTLVLFDLDHFKKVNDSYGHPIGDEVLQAFSQLLLKMKRESDYFFRYGGEEFALILPDTSAQTAVALVEQIRVDFAEIAFTDQSNNLFHVTFSAGISEYLQKQSTLIDKADQALYQAKKNGRNQTMMYEIATHDLRRQLNIIIVDDDSLVRKLLIKQFAGWKPAEFDINIKEHADGVSFIESDWYKSEENYMILLDGVMPKMDGLEVLSHVRSQYPNENIVISMLTSRSNESDIVLALRSGADDYILKPFYAQEVVARVQRLTMRLFK, from the coding sequence GTGAAGAACTTGTCTCGTATAAATTATAAATTAATGCTCTCTGAACGAATGGAAAAAGACTTTTCAAAATGGGTTAAACAGCAAGAGGTTCCAGAACGAGATATGCATCGTTTTTTACATACGATGAAAGGTACAGCTGGTACGATTGGGCTGATGGATCTGTCTGTATTTTGTGGCACACAATTAGAAGCTTTTGCTGAGGACAGCGACACTTTATTACCAGTTGACTCCTTACAAGATTTGATGGCTGTATTAAGAAGCTATTTCCTCGAAGAAGACGCTCCTGCTAATGATGAAATAGCAGTAAATCTCAGAAAAGACATATCTACAAACGATTTGTTTGTTCTAGTTATTGATTCTGATGCGGAGTTAGCTTCTTATATTAAAGAATCTTTAGAAGAACACGGCATTCAAGTAATTATTGCGCTTGACGGAAAAAAAGGAATTGAATTATTTTACACTCTTAAGCCTCAGATGGTTATTGTAGACTTACAACTGCCAGATGTAGATGGATTTGAGTTGGTTTCTAGAATTTATGAACCTGCTAAAAATCAATATGTTCCTCTTGCAATTGTAAGCACGGATGATCAAATTGAAAATCACATTAAAGCGATGGAGATAGGGGCAACGGACTTTCTTTCCAAGCCTTTGAATATGTCACTTTTCGTCCCCTATGTGTTAAATCGTCTACGTCTTCAAAAAATGATTTTGCAAGAAACACTTTACGACGAATTAACGGGTGCAGGAAACAGAAAATACTTTAATGATGTATTGTTACAAATGACTACTTTGTCTGAGAAAACCAAGAAAACTTTTACACTTGTCTTATTCGATTTAGATCATTTTAAAAAAGTAAATGATAGTTATGGACATCCTATAGGAGATGAAGTTTTACAGGCTTTTAGCCAACTACTATTGAAGATGAAACGAGAATCGGATTACTTTTTCAGATATGGCGGCGAAGAGTTTGCTTTAATTCTTCCAGATACTTCAGCACAAACTGCTGTAGCTTTAGTAGAACAAATTCGGGTAGACTTTGCCGAAATTGCCTTTACCGATCAATCGAATAATCTGTTTCACGTTACATTTTCAGCTGGTATAAGTGAGTATCTTCAAAAACAAAGTACGTTAATCGATAAAGCAGATCAGGCTCTGTATCAAGCGAAAAAGAATGGTCGCAATCAGACAATGATGTATGAAATCGCTACGCATGACTTAAGACGCCAGCTTAACATCATTATTGTTGATGATGATTCACTAGTACGGAAGTTGTTAATAAAACAATTTGCAGGTTGGAAGCCTGCTGAATTTGATATCAACATAAAAGAACACGCAGATGGTGTCAGCTTTATCGAGTCGGACTGGTACAAGTCAGAGGAAAATTACATGATTTTACTTGATGGGGTGATGCCGAAAATGGATGGTTTAGAAGTTTTAAGTCATGTGCGGAGCCAATATCCAAATGAAAATATTGTTATTTCGATGCTTACATCACGTTCAAATGAATCAGATATCGTACTTGCTTTACGAAGTGGAGCAGATGATTATATACTGAAGCCATTTTATGCACAAGAAGTTGTGGCGCGTGTCCAACGACTTACAATGAGGCTGTTTAAATGA
- a CDS encoding HEAT repeat domain-containing protein translates to MNIYFFWVLIAFLFLGQLILLLALSLRKLLINKKEQTISQQYDMLSESFSSYMMDPTDNGFIEEISLASDQTIVLERLLNHYVAVSKGSVNSPQVAQLTEKYLTERYKKQLQRNNWAIRMNTLYFIEDFHMKSLTPLLKEKLHKSLRLDRETQQLIRTLTSLNEPMTLSVLARYVDAPFRLYIDVLKRLELNIQLEELDAALKNEQNNKVLKYAAVSYIGMTGLLEFLPRIEEELLSDDEELRIQALKCIQHLQYISSPSLLTPFFHSTSWQERMFATRIVGKLQLSRYQEVLSELLGDSVWWVRYSSAEALTQFADGDILLSHLSENHPDRFARDMATQWEASLLGSEE, encoded by the coding sequence ATGAACATTTATTTCTTCTGGGTTCTTATAGCTTTCTTATTTCTGGGCCAACTTATTTTATTGCTAGCTTTATCTTTGCGAAAACTACTAATTAATAAGAAAGAACAGACGATTAGTCAACAATATGACATGTTAAGTGAATCATTCAGCTCGTATATGATGGACCCTACTGATAACGGATTTATTGAAGAAATTAGCCTTGCTTCTGACCAAACCATCGTTTTGGAACGTTTATTAAATCACTATGTAGCTGTCTCTAAAGGAAGTGTGAATTCTCCACAAGTCGCACAATTAACCGAGAAATATTTAACAGAGCGCTATAAAAAACAACTCCAGCGTAATAATTGGGCAATTCGAATGAATACATTGTATTTTATTGAAGATTTCCATATGAAGTCACTCACTCCTTTACTTAAAGAAAAACTACACAAGTCACTTCGGTTAGATCGAGAAACGCAACAACTTATTCGAACCTTAACTTCATTAAACGAACCGATGACTCTTTCTGTATTAGCTCGCTACGTCGATGCACCTTTTCGTTTGTACATCGATGTGCTTAAAAGGCTTGAATTGAACATCCAATTAGAGGAATTAGATGCTGCTTTAAAAAATGAACAAAATAATAAAGTTCTTAAGTATGCCGCTGTTTCTTATATTGGAATGACAGGATTATTGGAATTTCTCCCTCGCATTGAAGAAGAATTATTAAGTGATGATGAAGAATTAAGAATTCAAGCATTAAAATGCATTCAACATTTGCAATATATATCCTCACCTAGCTTGTTAACACCTTTCTTCCACTCTACTTCTTGGCAAGAACGGATGTTTGCCACGCGTATTGTTGGAAAACTTCAGTTATCTAGATACCAAGAAGTGTTGAGTGAACTACTTGGTGATTCTGTTTGGTGGGTTCGTTATTCATCTGCCGAAGCGTTGACACAATTTGCAGATGGTGACATTTTACTGAGCCACTTATCAGAAAATCATCCAGATCGATTTGCGCGAGACATGGCCACACAATGGGAAGCGTCCCTTTTAGGAAGTGAAGAATGA
- a CDS encoding glycosyltransferase family 2 protein, with translation MHSFFLLLSTFIIAYLLFSSLSYLGLFAIAFRKVKNENNLVHRESTEVLLKNQNTYPVSILVPAYNEEVGVVSTVRSLLALDYPQKEIIVIDDGSKDMTSEQMIKEFKMAHIPFAFRTHIPTAEIIAIYQSSIFPYVRLIKKANGGKADALNAGINLSSFPYFCAIDGDSILENDGLIKTMKPIIESDGQVIVTGGSVRIANGSTISRSKVEVIDLPRHPVVIMQIVEYFRAFLIGRLALSRLNILLIVSGAFGVFNKERVIQAGGYNKNTVGEDMELVVRLHRLLREEKSKQRIEYVPDPVCWTEAPESLDVLKSQRIRWQRGLFETLWTHRKMMFNPKYGAVGMFSMPYFLFIELLGAVFEFLGYFIIFGGFFFSLVDPNIALVMFIVTILYGSFISALAVLLEELTLHKYPKVSHLMRLYFWALTEAFWYRPLMVIWRIQGIFAAFRKKAHWGDMKRKGIST, from the coding sequence ATGCATAGCTTTTTCTTACTATTATCCACTTTTATCATTGCTTATCTACTTTTTTCAAGTTTAAGTTATTTAGGTCTCTTTGCTATTGCCTTCCGTAAGGTGAAAAACGAAAACAACCTTGTTCACCGCGAATCTACAGAAGTACTTTTAAAAAACCAAAATACGTATCCTGTCTCAATTCTTGTTCCTGCTTATAACGAAGAAGTAGGTGTTGTTAGCACGGTGCGCTCTTTATTGGCTTTAGACTATCCTCAAAAAGAAATAATTGTTATAGATGATGGTTCAAAAGATATGACATCTGAACAAATGATAAAAGAGTTCAAAATGGCTCATATTCCATTCGCATTTCGGACGCACATCCCTACTGCCGAGATTATTGCTATCTATCAATCATCTATATTTCCATATGTCCGCCTTATTAAAAAGGCTAATGGTGGCAAAGCAGATGCGCTGAATGCAGGTATTAATTTGTCTTCGTTTCCGTATTTTTGTGCAATTGATGGCGACTCTATTTTAGAAAATGACGGACTTATTAAAACGATGAAACCAATAATTGAGTCTGACGGACAAGTTATTGTAACTGGAGGATCTGTTCGAATTGCCAATGGTTCTACCATCTCGAGAAGTAAAGTAGAAGTTATAGATCTACCAAGACACCCGGTTGTTATTATGCAAATCGTAGAATATTTCCGTGCGTTTTTGATTGGTCGTTTAGCCTTAAGTCGACTAAATATTTTACTTATTGTTTCTGGTGCATTTGGCGTTTTTAACAAAGAACGTGTAATCCAAGCTGGTGGTTATAATAAAAATACAGTTGGCGAAGATATGGAGTTGGTGGTAAGGCTGCATCGGTTACTCAGAGAAGAAAAATCTAAACAACGGATTGAGTACGTCCCTGATCCCGTATGCTGGACTGAAGCACCTGAATCATTAGATGTGCTTAAATCGCAGCGCATACGTTGGCAGCGCGGATTATTTGAAACTTTATGGACTCATCGAAAAATGATGTTCAACCCAAAATACGGTGCTGTTGGTATGTTTTCTATGCCCTATTTCCTTTTTATTGAGCTTCTTGGTGCAGTATTTGAGTTTTTAGGTTACTTTATTATTTTTGGTGGTTTTTTCTTCTCATTGGTTGACCCAAATATTGCCTTAGTTATGTTTATAGTAACTATCTTATATGGCTCTTTCATTTCAGCATTAGCTGTTTTATTAGAAGAATTAACACTTCATAAATATCCAAAAGTGTCCCATTTAATGCGTCTCTATTTTTGGGCTTTAACAGAAGCCTTTTGGTACCGTCCTCTTATGGTAATATGGAGAATTCAAGGAATTTTCGCGGCTTTCCGTAAAAAAGCTCATTGGGGCGATATGAAACGTAAAGGCATTTCAACTTAA
- a CDS encoding response regulator transcription factor, whose amino-acid sequence MKKILIADDEDILRILIADTLEDDFDIEEAEDGKEALEKIRENDYDLIVLDYMMPHLTGLEVLEEVRKDQNQTKVLMLTAKAQDADREKAISKGADYFMSKPFSPMELLTLVENILAS is encoded by the coding sequence ATGAAAAAAATACTAATAGCAGATGATGAAGATATTTTACGAATCCTGATAGCTGACACTCTCGAAGACGACTTTGATATTGAAGAAGCTGAAGATGGCAAAGAAGCGCTAGAAAAAATCAGAGAAAACGATTATGACTTAATTGTTCTTGATTATATGATGCCTCATTTGACGGGTTTAGAAGTATTAGAAGAAGTAAGAAAAGATCAAAACCAGACAAAAGTGTTAATGTTAACAGCAAAAGCCCAAGATGCGGACAGAGAAAAAGCCATTTCAAAAGGTGCAGATTATTTTATGTCAAAACCATTTAGTCCCATGGAACTTTTGACACTTGTTGAAAATATATTGGCATCCTAA